The Candidatus Spechtbacterales bacterium genome window below encodes:
- the dnaN gene encoding DNA polymerase III subunit beta, which yields MELLIKKDLFLKGINLTEKNIGRNLSLPVLNNVLIKTEKNSLKIISTDLEMAVSVNMPAKIEKEGSITVQPRVLSGFLNNLSDENLHIKTEKNTLFIEQGDYKIKLNGEDDKEFPILPKVNKINTIEINTQDFIKSLGQVINSVASSELKPELTGVFFSITKNGIKLAATDSFRLAEKTINHETSMQGDFKFILPAKTVQEIIRSFQDNEGQLLLFVDKNQVVIQNKSDQKINIQLISKLIEGDYPEYTQIIPKEFKTRSIVAKKDFIQQVKAANIFTSRINDVKLNISGKKIEIESENNDIGKFHSSVNAAIEGENKEVSFNCQYLLDGLNNIEGDEILFKVNNNEGPTLLESSKHKDYFYVLMPIRGN from the coding sequence ATGGAGTTATTAATTAAAAAAGATTTATTTTTAAAAGGAATTAATCTTACAGAAAAAAATATTGGGAGAAACTTATCTCTACCGGTATTAAATAATGTTTTAATAAAAACAGAAAAAAATAGTTTAAAAATTATTTCTACTGATCTTGAAATGGCAGTCTCTGTTAATATGCCGGCAAAAATAGAAAAAGAAGGTTCTATTACTGTTCAACCGAGAGTTTTAAGCGGATTTTTAAACAACCTATCTGATGAAAATTTACATATTAAAACAGAAAAAAACACTCTTTTTATAGAGCAAGGAGATTATAAAATAAAACTAAATGGAGAAGACGATAAAGAGTTTCCTATATTACCCAAAGTAAATAAAATAAATACTATAGAAATAAATACGCAAGACTTCATAAAATCTCTTGGTCAGGTAATAAACTCAGTAGCTTCCTCCGAACTTAAACCGGAACTCACAGGTGTATTTTTTAGTATTACAAAAAATGGAATTAAACTTGCTGCAACAGACTCCTTCCGATTGGCTGAAAAAACAATTAATCATGAAACAAGTATGCAGGGAGATTTTAAATTTATCTTACCCGCTAAAACAGTACAGGAAATTATTAGAAGTTTTCAAGACAATGAAGGACAGCTTTTACTTTTTGTGGATAAAAACCAAGTAGTTATTCAAAACAAGAGTGATCAAAAAATAAATATTCAACTGATATCCAAACTTATTGAGGGAGATTACCCGGAATATACACAAATAATACCCAAGGAGTTTAAAACCAGAAGCATAGTAGCTAAAAAAGATTTTATACAACAAGTAAAAGCGGCGAATATTTTCACAAGTAGGATAAACGATGTAAAACTAAATATTTCCGGAAAAAAAATAGAAATAGAGTCTGAGAACAATGATATAGGAAAATTTCATTCTTCTGTGAATGCGGCAATAGAAGGAGAAAACAAAGAGGTTTCTTTTAATTGCCAGTATCTTCTGGATGGTTTAAATAATATAGAGGGAGATGAAATATTATTTAAAGTAAACAATAATGAAGGACCGACTCTTTTAGAATCTTCTAAACACAAAGATTACTTTTACGTGTTAATGCCTATAAGAGGAAACTAA
- a CDS encoding YidC/Oxa1 family membrane protein insertase, producing MNFIITIFNETIFKPILNFLLVIVDFIPGNDLWIGIILVTIIIRLFLYPLSYKALKSQRELTKLQPEIKKIQKENKDDKQKQSMAVMALYKEKGINPFAGCLPFIIQIPVIIGMYRVFLVELRGGDALQGLIYPFVTVSDNINASFFNIGVITEIGPLSLVFGILAGFAQFVLSKLTLAQKDKTGLPVRTKSKKSGAPDFQNMMGKQMTYVLPFVTIFIAQSFPAGLALYWFVTTLFSIGQQYVINKSVG from the coding sequence ATGAACTTTATTATTACAATTTTTAACGAAACAATATTTAAACCAATATTAAATTTTTTGTTGGTTATTGTTGATTTTATTCCGGGTAACGATCTGTGGATAGGAATAATATTAGTAACAATTATTATTCGTCTTTTCTTGTACCCGTTATCGTATAAAGCTTTAAAATCTCAAAGAGAGCTTACAAAACTTCAGCCTGAAATAAAAAAAATACAAAAAGAAAATAAAGACGATAAACAAAAACAGTCTATGGCTGTAATGGCTTTGTATAAAGAGAAGGGTATAAACCCCTTTGCCGGATGTTTGCCGTTTATTATTCAAATACCAGTTATAATAGGTATGTATAGAGTATTTCTGGTAGAGCTTAGAGGAGGAGATGCACTGCAGGGCTTAATTTACCCTTTTGTAACTGTTTCAGATAACATAAATGCGAGTTTTTTTAACATAGGTGTTATTACAGAGATAGGCCCCCTTTCCTTGGTATTCGGAATTTTAGCAGGTTTTGCGCAGTTTGTGTTAAGCAAACTTACGCTTGCTCAAAAAGATAAAACAGGACTTCCTGTTAGAACTAAGAGCAAAAAAAGCGGTGCGCCTGACTTTCAAAACATGATGGGTAAACAAATGACTTATGTTTTACCGTTCGTTACTATATTTATAGCACAAAGTTTTCCGGCAGGATTGGCGCTGTATTGGTTTGTTACGACCCTCTTTTCAATCGGACAGCAGTATGTTATTAACAAGAGTGTAGGATAA
- a CDS encoding pilin, whose amino-acid sequence MRMSISKKTTFILLLSLFLTGFFVILNTSPASAQTSCTRCSNNYSFSYAEWTAVTACDPYGGEPVTYTQDNSCTGHNCGNGACENDGFNFETSTNCPSDCSSSTSTPSDTCQRCSLNYPGCWSTWDNIDDSDCVAPTTTDEISSVEYTPTGCTTGEPIDRRCAEGPACGRCSLNYPGCWAVWIDIDENGCTAPNSLNENITVIYTPAGCQSGNDFDRRCNFDRLNVNYPIVQTPNGPLDINSLYTGGNVTMATIVLFAYAASIWVAGILAFVALIYAGFIFILSGGNPGKRVKAKKQFTDVLWGLLVVLLVPVIMNYINPTSALLRDPNLLGVDGSDKEFQLPLFSQEGDFDMAACLNAGNTTDYCLDTCIEGSGDDSILSCSIGAANWIMSKCESSGTATSTCVDQCTNELISTGWYNDATRTDAESICAGTGSSGGTGEGGTFSTTEEDNMFVSCATILGITNSSLVPFSINSERNQVLCDAPSTASWDNNTWCSSCSDNGGDITSCNNYIGNTSGGCCDRFNGSCPTS is encoded by the coding sequence ATGAGAATGAGTATTTCTAAAAAAACAACTTTTATACTGCTGCTCTCTCTGTTCTTAACAGGATTCTTTGTAATTTTAAATACCAGCCCCGCTTCAGCCCAAACTTCCTGTACACGTTGTAGTAATAATTATAGTTTTTCTTACGCAGAATGGACGGCAGTTACTGCGTGCGACCCCTACGGAGGCGAACCTGTTACCTACACTCAGGATAATTCTTGTACGGGACATAACTGTGGTAATGGGGCTTGTGAAAACGATGGATTCAACTTTGAAACCTCAACCAACTGCCCTTCTGACTGTTCTTCATCCACATCAACACCCAGCGACACGTGCCAACGGTGTAGCCTTAACTATCCGGGATGCTGGTCTACGTGGGACAATATTGATGATAGCGACTGTGTAGCTCCCACAACAACAGATGAAATAAGCTCTGTAGAATACACCCCCACAGGATGCACAACCGGAGAGCCTATAGACAGAAGGTGTGCGGAAGGGCCTGCATGCGGTCGCTGTAGCCTTAACTATCCGGGATGTTGGGCAGTGTGGATAGATATTGATGAAAATGGATGCACGGCTCCGAACTCTTTAAATGAGAATATAACTGTTATATATACTCCAGCGGGGTGTCAGTCCGGAAATGACTTTGACCGACGTTGCAACTTTGACAGATTGAATGTAAATTATCCAATTGTACAAACACCGAACGGTCCCTTAGACATAAACAGCCTATACACAGGGGGTAATGTTACAATGGCGACCATTGTCTTGTTTGCATACGCGGCCTCCATATGGGTCGCGGGAATTCTTGCTTTTGTGGCTCTCATTTACGCTGGCTTTATATTTATACTATCGGGCGGAAATCCAGGCAAAAGAGTTAAAGCCAAAAAACAATTTACCGATGTTTTGTGGGGACTGTTGGTGGTTCTTTTGGTGCCTGTGATAATGAACTACATAAACCCCACAAGCGCTCTTTTGCGCGACCCCAATCTTTTGGGTGTAGATGGTAGTGACAAAGAGTTTCAATTGCCCTTATTTAGCCAGGAGGGAGATTTCGACATGGCGGCGTGCTTAAATGCGGGCAACACAACAGATTATTGTCTTGATACCTGCATAGAAGGGAGTGGGGATGATTCCATCCTAAGCTGTTCAATAGGAGCTGCGAATTGGATAATGAGCAAATGTGAATCCTCCGGAACAGCTACTAGTACTTGTGTGGATCAGTGTACAAACGAACTAATAAGCACGGGGTGGTATAACGATGCAACAAGAACAGATGCGGAATCCATTTGCGCAGGCACGGGGTCAAGTGGAGGCACTGGGGAAGGAGGGACATTCAGCACCACAGAAGAAGATAATATGTTTGTCTCATGCGCTACCATACTAGGAATTACAAACTCAAGCCTTGTGCCTTTCAGTATAAACTCAGAGCGTAACCAAGTTTTATGTGACGCACCAAGCACAGCTTCGTGGGACAACAATACCTGGTGTAGTTCTTGCTCTGATAACGGTGGAGATATTACTTCCTGTAACAATTATATAGGCAACACGTCGGGCGGTTGCTGTGACAGGTTTAATGGATCATGCCCAACAAGTTAA
- the rnpA gene encoding ribonuclease P protein component, protein MIPQKHRLDSKSFEDTFRKGKSFKSTSFFVKVVKNSTKNTRVGVGITKKLTKKAVKRNYYKRVLRHLIKSVLESTTPGYDVVIIANENMRGQKFDKLQKEMYELFRKTGIINN, encoded by the coding sequence ATGATTCCTCAAAAACACAGGCTGGACTCTAAGTCTTTTGAAGACACATTTCGTAAAGGAAAGAGTTTTAAAAGCACATCATTTTTTGTTAAAGTTGTAAAAAACAGCACAAAGAACACAAGAGTGGGTGTTGGGATTACGAAAAAACTAACAAAAAAGGCCGTTAAAAGAAATTACTATAAAAGAGTTTTAAGGCACCTTATAAAAAGTGTTTTAGAAAGTACAACACCGGGATATGATGTAGTAATTATCGCAAACGAGAACATGCGAGGACAAAAATTTGATAAGTTACAAAAAGAAATGTATGAACTATTTCGCAAAACAGGCATTATTAACAACTAA
- a CDS encoding ATP-binding protein — translation MPENPLSDQQPNNQPQKGPQPFQQAYQVVQQSEQVDKRKRLLDIIAPPALEVTANNVKLGNTFVRTLFAFSYPRYLAENWLSPIINIDRTVDVSIFIEPADTATIMKQLQNQLTSVEAEMMEREEKGLVRDPLLEAAYENIEDLRDKMQTSEEKMFKFGLYIIIYAKSEKEVNEIENELRSILESRLVYVKPAVYQQREGFNSGLPLGLNYLNLTNSMNTSPLSSTFPFVSFDLTMDEGILYGINRHNSSLILFDRFSLENANTVILGKSGGGKSYTVKLEVLRSMMFGVDVIVIDPENEYQYLAETTGGSFFRVSLTSGDEINPFDLREPQEDEKPEELFRANIITLIGLLKIMLGDMTPEEESVLNEAIIQTYDSRDISPETPRYWEKTPPLMQDLQTVLQNMEGGASLAQRLLKYTDGVYSGFLNKQTNVSLEGQLVVFNIRDMEDELRPVAMYLIINYVWNAIRRTLKKRMLVIDEAWWMLQHHESAAFLFGIAKRARKYYLGVTTITQDIEDFSTSDYGRAIITNSSLQILMKQSPATIDQLQRIFNLTDEEKYLLLEDNVGEGLFFAGTKHVAIKVIASYIEDQIITSDPEQLLQIEESKDRL, via the coding sequence ATGCCTGAAAACCCACTAAGTGACCAACAACCGAATAACCAACCTCAAAAGGGTCCTCAACCCTTCCAGCAGGCGTACCAGGTGGTGCAGCAGTCTGAACAAGTGGACAAGCGCAAGCGACTTCTTGATATAATAGCTCCGCCCGCACTTGAGGTTACAGCAAACAATGTAAAGTTGGGGAATACATTCGTCCGTACTCTTTTTGCTTTCTCTTACCCCAGATATCTGGCAGAAAACTGGTTAAGTCCTATTATAAACATAGATAGAACAGTAGATGTTTCTATATTTATAGAGCCGGCTGATACAGCTACCATTATGAAACAGCTTCAAAACCAGTTAACCAGTGTTGAGGCGGAAATGATGGAAAGAGAAGAAAAAGGCCTTGTGCGCGACCCGCTGCTTGAAGCGGCTTATGAGAACATTGAAGATTTGCGGGACAAAATGCAGACATCCGAAGAAAAAATGTTCAAGTTTGGGCTCTATATTATAATCTACGCAAAAAGCGAGAAGGAGGTAAACGAGATAGAAAATGAGCTTCGCTCTATTTTAGAAAGCCGTCTTGTATATGTAAAACCGGCCGTGTATCAGCAAAGAGAGGGTTTTAACTCCGGCCTACCGCTGGGGCTTAATTATCTTAACCTGACAAACAGCATGAACACTTCGCCCCTATCTTCCACCTTTCCTTTTGTTTCGTTTGACCTAACAATGGATGAGGGAATTCTTTATGGAATAAACCGGCACAATTCAAGTCTTATTCTGTTTGACAGGTTCTCTCTTGAGAACGCCAACACTGTAATACTCGGAAAATCAGGCGGAGGTAAGAGTTACACCGTAAAACTGGAGGTGCTCCGCTCTATGATGTTTGGAGTGGACGTTATAGTAATAGACCCCGAAAACGAGTACCAATACTTGGCAGAAACCACGGGCGGAAGTTTTTTCCGTGTATCTTTAACCAGCGGAGACGAGATAAACCCCTTTGATCTGCGGGAGCCCCAGGAGGATGAAAAACCTGAAGAGCTTTTTCGCGCAAACATAATAACCCTTATCGGGCTTTTAAAGATAATGTTGGGAGACATGACGCCGGAAGAAGAGAGTGTTTTAAACGAGGCTATAATCCAAACATATGACTCGCGTGATATATCTCCGGAAACACCCAGATATTGGGAAAAAACACCACCGTTAATGCAGGACCTGCAAACCGTACTGCAAAATATGGAGGGAGGCGCAAGTTTAGCGCAACGCCTTCTTAAATACACGGATGGCGTATACTCAGGATTTTTAAATAAGCAAACAAATGTAAGCCTTGAAGGACAGCTTGTTGTGTTTAATATTCGGGATATGGAAGATGAACTTCGTCCCGTAGCTATGTACCTTATAATTAACTATGTATGGAATGCTATAAGGCGCACACTAAAGAAAAGAATGCTCGTAATTGACGAGGCGTGGTGGATGCTTCAACATCATGAAAGCGCGGCATTTCTTTTTGGTATCGCCAAAAGAGCAAGAAAATACTACCTCGGGGTTACAACAATAACCCAGGACATAGAAGACTTTTCTACGAGCGACTATGGAAGAGCGATTATCACAAACTCATCCCTGCAGATATTAATGAAACAGTCTCCGGCAACAATAGACCAACTCCAAAGAATATTTAACCTTACAGATGAAGAAAAATATCTTCTATTAGAAGATAATGTAGGGGAAGGACTTTTCTTTGCGGGAACAAAACATGTCGCAATAAAAGTTATAGCCTCTTACATAGAAGACCAGATAATAACTTCGGATCCCGAACAACTCTTACAAATAGAAGAGTCTAAGGATCGGTTATAA
- a CDS encoding flippase — MGVLGKITFNTIASSLGRVIGGILALASVGFITRGLGKGGFGEYSTVVAYLSTFQILADLGLYSLLTKEISQKPDKEKELVGHYFTLRLFTAALFLFLASILVFAFPYSLEVKMGVVITSSAFLFLSLSQIFLGVFQKHTQVYKAAIAEVLGRTAQLGFVWYFFTKEGVLVSYLSALIVGAFVIFALNLFFTRKLVRFRLLVSFKEWRRITKETLPIAASLLFTLLYFKADTILLSIMKTQEDVGIYSAAYKVLETLIFFPAAFMGLMLPVLSRYAKNNKEKLSLVMSQLLKLITVGAFPVVVGGALTATTVVYFIGGADFLASALPLQILFLATGVIFFGTLFGNTVIALGLQRKAMWAYFAGFVFNFAANIVVIPQYSYIGTAWTTVFTEILVTTYLVFIVRKEVGFNVPLGALTKIAAVTAVMGLGVFYLTTPLQTPLSVFKFIFVTLSAVSIYTLFSWKAGLFSRISID; from the coding sequence ATGGGAGTTCTTGGAAAAATAACATTTAACACAATAGCGTCATCGTTGGGACGCGTTATTGGAGGCATTTTAGCCCTTGCGTCTGTCGGGTTTATTACCCGCGGGCTTGGCAAAGGAGGGTTTGGTGAGTATTCAACAGTGGTTGCGTATCTTTCAACATTTCAAATACTTGCAGATTTAGGTCTCTATTCTTTATTAACAAAAGAAATATCTCAAAAACCGGACAAAGAAAAAGAGCTTGTCGGTCACTATTTTACATTGCGCCTGTTTACTGCAGCGCTTTTTTTGTTTTTAGCGTCCATCCTTGTTTTTGCGTTCCCCTACTCTTTAGAGGTTAAAATGGGTGTAGTTATTACCTCCTCAGCTTTTTTGTTTCTTTCTTTGAGCCAGATATTTCTTGGAGTTTTTCAAAAACACACACAAGTATATAAGGCGGCGATAGCAGAGGTTCTCGGAAGAACCGCGCAGCTGGGGTTTGTGTGGTATTTTTTTACAAAAGAGGGTGTACTTGTATCGTATTTAAGTGCTCTGATAGTGGGCGCGTTTGTTATTTTTGCGCTCAACCTGTTTTTTACCAGAAAATTGGTGCGTTTTCGGTTGTTGGTATCTTTTAAAGAGTGGAGGCGCATAACCAAAGAGACTTTACCCATAGCTGCCTCTTTGCTTTTTACGCTTCTTTATTTTAAGGCGGATACAATTCTTCTTTCAATAATGAAGACACAAGAAGATGTCGGTATTTACAGCGCAGCTTATAAGGTCTTGGAAACATTGATATTTTTCCCCGCGGCCTTTATGGGCTTAATGTTGCCTGTATTAAGCAGATATGCCAAAAACAACAAAGAAAAACTGTCTCTTGTAATGTCGCAACTTTTAAAACTTATAACAGTTGGGGCGTTTCCTGTTGTTGTTGGCGGAGCACTTACAGCAACGACGGTGGTTTACTTTATTGGTGGCGCTGATTTTTTGGCTTCTGCTCTTCCGCTTCAAATATTATTTTTAGCTACGGGAGTAATATTTTTTGGAACTCTTTTTGGGAACACAGTCATAGCTTTAGGGCTTCAACGCAAGGCCATGTGGGCATACTTTGCGGGTTTTGTGTTTAATTTTGCGGCAAACATTGTTGTTATTCCCCAGTACTCATATATAGGCACAGCTTGGACCACTGTGTTTACAGAAATCTTAGTCACCACGTATCTCGTGTTTATAGTAAGAAAAGAGGTTGGGTTTAATGTGCCACTGGGTGCTCTAACAAAAATAGCCGCTGTAACGGCTGTTATGGGCTTGGGCGTATTTTATCTGACAACTCCCCTACAAACACCCCTCTCTGTGTTTAAATTTATTTTTGTTACCCTAAGCGCTGTTTCTATATATACGCTCTTTTCCTGGAAAGCGGGACTGTTTTCCCGCATAAGTATTGATTAG
- the rpmH gene encoding 50S ribosomal protein L34: MGKAKAQTYNPKKKKRKRKYGFLKRMSSKTGQQTIKRRRAKGRKKLTV, translated from the coding sequence ATGGGAAAAGCAAAAGCACAAACCTACAACCCCAAAAAGAAAAAAAGGAAAAGAAAGTACGGTTTTTTGAAGAGAATGTCTTCAAAAACAGGACAACAAACTATTAAGAGAAGAAGGGCTAAGGGGCGTAAAAAACTCACTGTTTAA
- a CDS encoding peptidoglycan DD-metalloendopeptidase family protein: protein MKLYIKKSVIGFLFLLIFLLFSAPSFALALELDYPTIPTPIGPLDLDTITDEGGFTVAGLIVFIYGAAIWIAGILAFISLVYVGFVYILSGSGMVGRGKALRRLKNVLWGLVILLFVTALLNVVNPEILNLEDSLVVAVAPNDKTYQEVEFEGFKFEGFFVDNGSGGGGTGDGEEPVISCQEQCLAKCGGMPACETECFKLPPCPELACPVLRVTSSFTAYCYDRGSARHNGHDVMANEGTPIYAMEAGTLDRVGWIDSGGCRLWIIGTQSGRAYAHLHMGTTLDCSDAFGSGIREGATVVAGQTLGYVGTTYNGRADGTVAHLHLTIVKPSGSEECSPPPLSGNYGGPTMDGAPLFKQAGCPFT, encoded by the coding sequence ATGAAACTCTACATCAAAAAATCAGTTATAGGGTTCTTGTTTTTACTGATATTTTTACTATTTAGTGCTCCTTCTTTCGCATTAGCCCTTGAGCTTGACTACCCGACAATTCCAACACCAATAGGGCCTCTAGACTTAGACACCATAACAGACGAGGGGGGGTTTACCGTAGCTGGTCTTATTGTGTTTATTTATGGAGCCGCTATTTGGATTGCCGGAATACTTGCTTTTATTTCTCTTGTGTACGTGGGGTTTGTTTACATACTTTCCGGCTCAGGCATGGTGGGGCGCGGAAAGGCCCTCCGCAGATTAAAAAATGTGCTGTGGGGACTGGTTATATTATTATTCGTTACAGCACTTTTAAATGTGGTAAATCCTGAAATTTTAAACTTAGAAGACTCTCTTGTTGTAGCTGTTGCGCCTAACGATAAAACATATCAGGAGGTAGAGTTTGAAGGGTTTAAGTTTGAAGGATTTTTTGTTGACAATGGTAGTGGAGGCGGTGGCACTGGAGATGGTGAGGAGCCTGTCATATCTTGCCAAGAACAGTGTTTGGCTAAATGTGGTGGCATGCCGGCTTGCGAAACAGAGTGTTTTAAACTTCCCCCTTGTCCTGAGTTAGCATGTCCAGTTCTGCGGGTTACAAGCTCTTTTACTGCGTACTGTTACGACAGGGGAAGCGCGCGCCACAACGGGCACGATGTTATGGCCAACGAAGGAACTCCTATATACGCAATGGAGGCGGGAACACTGGACAGGGTGGGGTGGATAGATTCCGGAGGGTGTCGTTTGTGGATAATTGGCACTCAATCTGGAAGAGCTTATGCACATTTACACATGGGTACTACATTAGATTGTTCTGATGCATTCGGTTCTGGAATAAGGGAGGGGGCAACTGTTGTTGCAGGGCAAACACTGGGATATGTGGGCACAACATACAATGGACGTGCAGATGGTACTGTTGCACACTTACACTTAACAATTGTTAAGCCCAGCGGAAGTGAAGAATGTAGTCCACCACCCCTCAGTGGAAATTATGGCGGACCAACAATGGACGGAGCTCCTCTTTTTAAACAAGCTGGGTGTCCGTTTACATAA
- the dnaA gene encoding chromosomal replication initiator protein DnaA encodes MDEQELWQSVLNEIELQTSKANFITWFKNTYIANKKNGVVTVAAPNGFSKEWLENKYGKQILKFLRAQENEIKEIRYIIENKKPQNILTDTKRKDGIPDIEESQLQFEEFKIDKNTNLNPKYTFESFVVGPSNELAHAAAFSIFKKPGLTYNPLFVYGGVGLGKTHLLQALGNKFSSKGISVVYLTSERFTSEFISSIQNQDIDGFKNKYRKKDVLIIDDIQFLAGKEQTQEEFFHTFNALHEQNKQIILSSDRPPKAIPTLEERLRSRFEGGMLVDIGYPDYETRVAILKTKIKDRNISLTDEVIHYIASNIQRNIRELEGALNLVVASSRLYNNEVDLERAKKILSHITHKPSKPISYKKILKAVCNFYEVEEEELLGKNRKRDIVLPRQVAMYLMRTELKTSYPTIGDRFGGKDHTTVIHACDKIEYQLKDNTTFEEEFNFLKQQLYVE; translated from the coding sequence ATGGATGAACAAGAACTCTGGCAATCTGTGCTAAACGAAATAGAACTACAAACATCAAAGGCCAACTTTATTACGTGGTTTAAGAATACTTATATTGCAAACAAAAAAAATGGCGTTGTTACTGTGGCTGCGCCTAACGGGTTTAGCAAGGAGTGGTTGGAAAATAAATACGGAAAACAAATACTTAAATTTTTGCGCGCGCAAGAAAACGAAATAAAAGAGATAAGGTATATTATAGAAAACAAAAAACCTCAAAACATCCTCACGGATACAAAAAGGAAAGATGGTATTCCTGACATAGAAGAGTCTCAGTTACAATTTGAAGAATTTAAAATAGATAAAAACACAAACCTTAACCCCAAATACACCTTTGAATCTTTTGTTGTAGGTCCATCTAATGAATTAGCGCATGCCGCCGCTTTTTCTATTTTCAAAAAACCCGGGCTAACCTACAATCCGCTTTTTGTTTATGGCGGTGTTGGTTTGGGCAAAACACATCTTTTACAGGCATTGGGTAATAAGTTTTCCTCTAAGGGTATATCTGTTGTGTACTTAACATCGGAGAGATTTACGAGTGAGTTTATATCTTCCATACAAAACCAAGACATAGATGGTTTTAAAAATAAGTATAGAAAGAAGGATGTACTTATTATAGATGACATACAGTTCCTAGCAGGCAAAGAACAGACTCAGGAAGAATTTTTCCACACATTCAACGCGCTCCATGAACAAAACAAGCAGATAATACTTAGCTCTGATAGGCCTCCAAAAGCAATACCCACACTGGAGGAGCGTTTAAGAAGCCGTTTTGAAGGGGGCATGCTTGTTGATATAGGTTATCCCGATTATGAAACAAGGGTAGCTATACTAAAAACAAAAATAAAAGATAGAAACATATCTTTAACAGATGAGGTTATTCACTATATAGCAAGTAATATACAAAGAAACATACGGGAGCTGGAAGGAGCTTTAAACTTAGTTGTTGCTTCTTCGCGTTTATACAACAACGAAGTGGATTTAGAACGCGCCAAAAAAATACTGTCTCACATCACTCATAAACCAAGTAAACCCATAAGCTATAAAAAAATATTAAAAGCAGTTTGTAATTTTTATGAAGTAGAAGAAGAAGAGCTTTTAGGAAAAAACAGAAAAAGAGACATAGTGTTACCAAGACAGGTGGCGATGTATTTAATGCGTACAGAACTTAAAACTTCTTACCCAACAATAGGGGACAGGTTTGGAGGTAAGGACCATACAACAGTCATACATGCATGTGATAAAATAGAGTACCAACTAAAAGATAATACTACTTTTGAGGAGGAATTTAATTTTCTAAAACAACAGCTATACGTTGAGTAA
- a CDS encoding R3H domain-containing nucleic acid-binding protein yields MSTEAQLKKDIKEFVDKMTFNLLHDPEVKRTDERFLVHVFVDEPRAFIGERGANLRDVQSLFRMVVNKKYGPEVQVDLDVNGYKQRRAEFLKEFALTARRRVLDGENLLEMEPMNGFDRRIIHTTLADFDDVETESVGEHPYRKVVVRSV; encoded by the coding sequence ATGAGTACAGAGGCACAATTGAAAAAAGACATAAAAGAGTTCGTGGACAAAATGACATTCAATTTGTTGCACGATCCGGAAGTTAAAAGAACAGACGAAAGGTTTCTGGTGCATGTTTTTGTAGATGAACCCCGTGCGTTTATAGGAGAACGGGGCGCCAATCTGCGCGATGTACAATCTCTGTTTAGAATGGTGGTGAATAAAAAATACGGACCTGAAGTACAAGTAGACTTAGATGTAAATGGATACAAACAAAGAAGGGCAGAGTTTTTAAAAGAGTTTGCTCTAACCGCACGAAGAAGGGTTTTGGATGGTGAAAACCTTTTAGAAATGGAGCCTATGAACGGGTTTGACAGGAGAATTATTCACACAACACTTGCTGATTTTGACGATGTTGAAACAGAGAGTGTTGGGGAGCATCCTTACAGAAAAGTTGTTGTGCGTTCGGTATAA
- a CDS encoding DciA family protein produces MWIDLSYLIKKRESHYEDNKNDAQLPVVWSETIKNVHPELASFTQYKEIKKDTLYIQVKDSFLLSELEARKEDIRYEINKKIEKPISLIRFTI; encoded by the coding sequence ATGTGGATAGACCTTTCTTATTTAATAAAAAAAAGAGAAAGTCATTATGAGGACAATAAAAATGATGCCCAGTTGCCTGTAGTTTGGAGCGAGACAATAAAAAACGTTCATCCGGAACTCGCTTCTTTTACTCAGTATAAAGAAATAAAAAAAGACACACTTTATATTCAAGTAAAAGACAGTTTTTTATTAAGTGAATTAGAGGCGCGCAAAGAGGATATAAGGTATGAAATAAATAAAAAAATAGAAAAACCTATTAGTCTTATAAGATTTACAATATAA